The sequence below is a genomic window from Aureispira sp. CCB-E.
CTGGATGTCTCCTGGTACTAGACGTTTCTTAGAAGAAGATAAATCTTCTGCTTATTTAGGTTTCCGTTGTGCGATGACTCGTACAGGTTCTCCAAAAGGTAATGGAATGCCAGGTGGTAACCAGTTTAAAACTACAAAACGCAAAACTAAGAGAAGATACTAGAATTAATATAAGCTAAATTTTTTAGTGACTTGAAGCCGCCTCAATTTAATTGAGGCGGCTTTTTGTTTTTATTAATTGCGTTTTATAACTATTTTATAATTATTATCGCTTTAGTAGGGGGAATTATTAGGAAGTTTCTTATGGGCTCAATGATAATAAAATTCGTACCCCAAACACCAAAAAAAAGCAAGGCTGCATCTTCTAAGTTATAAGCCAATTCAACCAGACCTTATTATATAGACTAGTCGTTGCTCGTCTAGGTTGGATGAGGTCTTAGAAAACCCAAAGAGTGAAAACTTGATCACCAACTTATTCTTTTATTCCAGTCTTATAATTATGAAATCGACAACACAAAAAATAGCTATTTCCTTTTTAATTTTTATGATGTTGGGCATTGGCTTAGCAAGTGCTATTTATAACCAACCCAATATATTATCCAATCATCCATTTCTAAAAAACTTGGTAGAAAAGTTAGCGCTTTATCAAGAGCAAATGGCAGAGGACAAAGTTTATCTGCAATTTGATAAAACTTTTTATGAACCAGGAGAATCAATTTGGTTTACAGCGTATGTTAGAGATGCTCGTACGTTTCAGGCAAGTGATAAAAGTGAAGTAGTGTATGTAGAATTACTGAGTCCTAAAGGAAGTGTAGAACAAACCTTAACGCTGATTGCCCAAGAAGGACAGGTAGGTGGTGCTTTTGATTTGGCCGCAAGTTTAAAAGGTGGTTTGTATACCATCAAAGCCTATACACAATGGCAGAAGAATACAAACGCTTTTTTTGAACGGGATATCACTGTCCAAAAATCTGTATTGCCCAACCTTAATATGAAGCTTAATTTTGATAAAAAAGCATACGGTGTAGGAGCTGCTGTAATCGCAACGTTAGATTTGAATACGCTAACAAAGAAAGCATTGGTAGGACATGCCTTTGATTATGTTGTTAATTTGGAAGGCAAAAGAATAAAAGCAGGAAAAGGAAAGACCAATAATGTAGGTCGTGCTTACCTCAAATTTAATTTGCCTCAAAAACTGGCTACCAATGACGGTTTGTTGAATGTAATGATTCAATACAAAGGTCAAACTGAGTCCATAGCTAGAAGCATTCCTATTGTGCTGGGGAATATTGATTTAGCATTTTATCCAGAAGGGGGGGATTTAATCACAGGTATGAATTGTGGAGTTGGCTTTAAAGCACTTGATGAGTTTGGTAAACCTGCAGATGTAGAAGGACATATTGTTGATCAAGAAGGAAGAATCGTCACAACATTTGATAGTTACCATCAAGGAATGGGACAGTTTGAGATGACGGCACAAAAAGGACAACAGTATACTGCCAAAATTACAAGCCCTGCTTTTATAACAAAAGAGTATCCTCTTCCCGTTGCCTTAGACGAAGGCTATGCTTTAAAAGCCGTGACGTCTGACCCAAAACATATCAATTTAGGGGTAATCAGTTCTAAAGAAGAAGAACTCTATGTTGTGGTTCAAAGTCGCCATGAGGTTCAGTATTCTAAAGTAGTTGCTGCCCAAAAAGGCTTGAACACACTTTCTATTCCAACAACTAATTTTCCTGTAGGAATTGCCCAAGTTACCTTGTTTAGTAGTGACAAAATAGCTAGAGCAGAGCGATTGATTTTTGTGAATCCTAATAAACAATTGAATGTAGAAGTTATTACCAACAAAGAGAAATACCTTCCGAGAGAAAAAGTAGAAATGAGCCTAAAGGTAACTAATGAATTGGGACAACCTGTATCTGGAGACTTTTCCTTGGCAGTAGTAGATGATAAGTTGTTGACTTTTGCTGATGATAAACAAGGGCATTTGTTGTCTTATATGTTGTTGGAGTCGGATTTAAAGGGCGAGGTTGTTGAACCTAATTTTTATTTTGATGACGAAAAAGATGCAACGCGTTTAAAGCCTAATATTGATCGAAAAAAAGCATTAGACCACTTAATGATGACACAAGGGTGGAGAAAATTTGCTTGGAAAGAAATTATAGCAGAAAGTTATCAAGCACCAACTCAAACTGGTGAATTAGCTAGAATAGGGGGGACTGTGTTAAATGAAAAGAGAGAGCCAGTGTCTGGCATAGCTGTCGAGTTAATGGGAAAAGATGTGGTAGCAGTAACCGATCAAAATGGTCGATTTTCTATCAACAATTGGAAGTTGTTTGAATCGGTTAATCTTCAGACAAAGTCTGATATTTATTATCCTGTATTGACAAGCGTTTTGGATTATAATAATGACCTCACTCTACAAGTATACAAAAAAAGAGTTATTACTGGAGTTGTTAAAAATAGTGATAATAAGGTAATTGCAAATGCGGAAGTGCGGGCTTCGGGAATAACAGCAACCAAAACGAATGGAAAGGGCGTCTTTTCTTTAACCATCCCTAACAATATAACAGCTTTGCAAGTATATGGAGCTGGTTATCGTGCTGAAAATATTATTCTAAAAGAAGGAGAGAATGTTGTTAATGTAATGTTGGATGAAGCTTTAATTGTTGCGACTAGGGCTACGGCTGTTAATAGAGGTGGTGTGGTGAGAGTATTTGATGCTCCTGAAGCGGTAGAGGAATTTGAAGAAGTTGTTATGTTTGATGGAGTAGCAGAGCCTTTGCCAGAGCCAGAACCTGCCCCAATGGATGATGTTGCATTGATAGATGAAGATGTAGAAGGGCTTATAATAGGGGAGTTGGTACTTGATAAAGAAGATTTGGTATTAGAGGATTTGGAAATGAAAAAAAATGAATTGGAAGGATATTGGGCACCTCAAATTACAGGGACACGTTATCAGCGTGTTCGAGAGTTTCCAGTAGTGACGTATGAAAAAGAATCAGTTTCTACAGTGCGGACAGATTTTCGATCAACGGTATATTGGAACCCCAGTGTTAGAGTGGGAGCCGATGGCAAAGCACAGATAACTTTTTATAACAATGATGCCATTACGCAGTTTAGAGTGACAATCGAAGGGTTTGGAGATAACGGAGGACTTGGTCGTACGAGTTATACATACTTCACACAACTACCATTTGAAATGTTGACAAAAGTACCTAAAGAGGTGTTGACTGGAGATCAAATTACCATTCCATTAACGTTAACAAACAACAGATCAATAGCGCTTAAAGGAAATTTGAGCATCACACTGCCTACTCATATTCAACTGCTAGAAAAAGCTCCTACGACTATTCATGTAACAGCAGAAGGAAGCAAAAAAATAGCTTTAAAGTGTTTGGTTTTAGACAAAGTTGCAGAAGGAGATTTGTTGCTTGGATTTGAAGCAGAAGGTTTAAAAGATCAATTATTGACGACAATTAATGCTCGACCAAGAGGCTTTCCTGTGCATGAGGTAGTTACAGGTGACAAAATGCGCCAAGAGTTTTCGTTGACAATTCAGGAACAATTAGAAGGTTCTCTAGTTGCCAAATTGCAAGCATATCCCAATACTTTGGATGAAGTTATGAAAGGAATGGAAAATATGTTGAGAATGCCCCATGGTTGTTTTGAGCAGACTTCTAGCTCTAATTATCCGAATTTATTAGTATTGGATTATTTACGAGAAACAGGAATGTCTTTGCCTCAAATAGAAAAACAAGCGATGGAGTATCTTGATGCAGGATACAAGCGTTTGGTAGGTTATGAGTCGCCTTCAGGAGGTTTTGATTGGTGGGGAAGAGACCCTGGGCATGAAGCTTTATCGGCATATGGTTTGATGGAGTTTGTTGACATGAAACGAGTTTACGATGTTGACAAAGAATTGATTGATCGAACCGCAAAATGGCTGTTGAGCAGAAAGGATGGAAAAGGGAGCTGGAACAAAAATCAACAGGCACTACATAGTTGGGCGGTAGCTGAAGTTACCGATGCGTATATTGTTTGGGCAGTAGCAGAAGCAGGATATTCTGATAAAATAACCAAAGAACTGGACAAATCGTATAAGGATGCTGTGAAAAGTGAGGATCCTTACATGATGGCTTTGGTGGCAAATGCTTTATTTAAGGCAAAGGATAAGCGAGCAACAACGCTTGTAAAAGAACTCGCCAAGTTGCAGCAGAAAGATGGTCGTTTTGTCGGCTTAACTAGTTCAGTAACCAATTCAACAGGACAGTCTTTGATGATCGAAACGTCTAGCCTAGCGGTTTTAGCAATGTTGCAAGCTCAGGGGTATGACAAGGCTGTACAAGAGGCTATAAAAGCAATTCAGAGTGGAAAAAATTACTATGGATATGGTTCTACCCAAGGGACAGTTTTGGCATTAAAAGCAATGTTAGAGTATGCCAAAAATAGTAAGAAAGCCGCCGAACCAGGAGAACTTGTTGTGTCTATAGATGGGCAACAAGTAGCTACAGTTGCTTACACGGAGGACCAAAGTGAGGTTTTGATTCCTAATCTAGGTGAATTCTTAAAAGATGGAAAGCAAAATATTGTTGTTGAATACAAAGGAACTAAAGTAGCAATGCCTTGGGATTTAGAAGTTACTTACACAACTCGTTTGCCTCAAAATTCTCCCAATTGTCCATTGTCCTTGCATACTACATTGCCTAAAAACGAGGTTAAAATGGGAGAAACCATTCGGTTAACAACAACATTGTCTAATACTAGTGCTAAAGGGCAACCAATGGCGATGGCGATGGTTGGGATTCCTGCTGGTTTGAGTTTACAGCCTTGGCAGTTAAAAGAATTACAAGAAAAGAAGATCGTCGATTATTATGAATTATTTGATGGATATGCTGTCTTTCATTACGAACAATTAGAGCCCAATCAAACCAAAACGATACAGCTTGATTTGAAAGCAGATGTCCCAGGAACTTATGAAGCCCCTGCTTCTTCGGCATTTTTGTACTACACTAATGAGGATAAGGTTTGGGCGAAGCCCAAGCGGATGATTATCCAATAAAGCGATAAAAAAACTTCAATTTCAACATCTTGTTTAGAATTTATTTTTGAAACAATTTGTTTTTTATTCCTAGAATTAGTATATTTGTAGTAAAGCTTGAAATTTTTTAGAATTTCAGGCTTTTCTTTTGAAAAGAACAAGCATTAAATAACACAAATGGCAACAGCAAAATATACAGAAGATAATATACGATCTTTAGATTGGAAAGAGCATATTCGTTTACGTCCAGGTATGTACATCGGAAAGCTGGGCAACGGAACAGCTCCTGACGATGGAATCTATATTTTATTCAAAGAGGTAATTGATAACTCTATTGATGAATATATGATGGGGGCTGGCAAGAAAATTGAAATCAAGCTGACAGATGATGGCATGATGACTCTAAGAGACTATGGTCGTGGTATTCCTTTGGGTAAAGTTGTTGATTGTGTTTCAAAAATTAACA
It includes:
- a CDS encoding alpha-2-macroglobulin family protein, yielding MKSTTQKIAISFLIFMMLGIGLASAIYNQPNILSNHPFLKNLVEKLALYQEQMAEDKVYLQFDKTFYEPGESIWFTAYVRDARTFQASDKSEVVYVELLSPKGSVEQTLTLIAQEGQVGGAFDLAASLKGGLYTIKAYTQWQKNTNAFFERDITVQKSVLPNLNMKLNFDKKAYGVGAAVIATLDLNTLTKKALVGHAFDYVVNLEGKRIKAGKGKTNNVGRAYLKFNLPQKLATNDGLLNVMIQYKGQTESIARSIPIVLGNIDLAFYPEGGDLITGMNCGVGFKALDEFGKPADVEGHIVDQEGRIVTTFDSYHQGMGQFEMTAQKGQQYTAKITSPAFITKEYPLPVALDEGYALKAVTSDPKHINLGVISSKEEELYVVVQSRHEVQYSKVVAAQKGLNTLSIPTTNFPVGIAQVTLFSSDKIARAERLIFVNPNKQLNVEVITNKEKYLPREKVEMSLKVTNELGQPVSGDFSLAVVDDKLLTFADDKQGHLLSYMLLESDLKGEVVEPNFYFDDEKDATRLKPNIDRKKALDHLMMTQGWRKFAWKEIIAESYQAPTQTGELARIGGTVLNEKREPVSGIAVELMGKDVVAVTDQNGRFSINNWKLFESVNLQTKSDIYYPVLTSVLDYNNDLTLQVYKKRVITGVVKNSDNKVIANAEVRASGITATKTNGKGVFSLTIPNNITALQVYGAGYRAENIILKEGENVVNVMLDEALIVATRATAVNRGGVVRVFDAPEAVEEFEEVVMFDGVAEPLPEPEPAPMDDVALIDEDVEGLIIGELVLDKEDLVLEDLEMKKNELEGYWAPQITGTRYQRVREFPVVTYEKESVSTVRTDFRSTVYWNPSVRVGADGKAQITFYNNDAITQFRVTIEGFGDNGGLGRTSYTYFTQLPFEMLTKVPKEVLTGDQITIPLTLTNNRSIALKGNLSITLPTHIQLLEKAPTTIHVTAEGSKKIALKCLVLDKVAEGDLLLGFEAEGLKDQLLTTINARPRGFPVHEVVTGDKMRQEFSLTIQEQLEGSLVAKLQAYPNTLDEVMKGMENMLRMPHGCFEQTSSSNYPNLLVLDYLRETGMSLPQIEKQAMEYLDAGYKRLVGYESPSGGFDWWGRDPGHEALSAYGLMEFVDMKRVYDVDKELIDRTAKWLLSRKDGKGSWNKNQQALHSWAVAEVTDAYIVWAVAEAGYSDKITKELDKSYKDAVKSEDPYMMALVANALFKAKDKRATTLVKELAKLQQKDGRFVGLTSSVTNSTGQSLMIETSSLAVLAMLQAQGYDKAVQEAIKAIQSGKNYYGYGSTQGTVLALKAMLEYAKNSKKAAEPGELVVSIDGQQVATVAYTEDQSEVLIPNLGEFLKDGKQNIVVEYKGTKVAMPWDLEVTYTTRLPQNSPNCPLSLHTTLPKNEVKMGETIRLTTTLSNTSAKGQPMAMAMVGIPAGLSLQPWQLKELQEKKIVDYYELFDGYAVFHYEQLEPNQTKTIQLDLKADVPGTYEAPASSAFLYYTNEDKVWAKPKRMIIQ